The proteins below come from a single Methanospirillum lacunae genomic window:
- a CDS encoding FecCD family ABC transporter permease: MRTSSRHYECIILFFVCMVLGCISVCAGRIWIPPIETAGAVYGVFNPDYFSNQYTDLILNLRLPRTVMVLVVGAALSGCGVTLQAVYRNPLVSPYILGISSGSAFGAALAILFTGDIFITTICAFFGGLLVASITWGIDRFTTVIAGMAIGTLCGSLTALIKWIADPFTVMPFITFWLLGSFSRVSLGEVGLVLPLFFVAIILLYLMRWQLNILAYGEETANMLGQDTRLLKTLFIITTTIIIAVSVALCGVIGWIGLVIPHICRMVTGNDHILLLPFSLVGGAIYLLLVDLAIRTIIPGEMPIGIVTGLIGTPFFVFVIWRARGI; the protein is encoded by the coding sequence ATGAGAACAAGTTCAAGGCATTATGAGTGTATTATCCTGTTTTTTGTATGTATGGTACTTGGATGTATTTCTGTTTGTGCTGGTAGGATTTGGATACCTCCAATAGAGACTGCAGGTGCTGTATATGGGGTATTCAATCCTGATTACTTTTCAAATCAATACACAGATTTGATTCTGAATTTGAGATTACCAAGAACAGTAATGGTTCTCGTTGTCGGGGCAGCTTTGTCTGGGTGTGGGGTAACGTTACAGGCCGTATATCGCAACCCCCTTGTTTCGCCATATATTCTTGGTATCAGTTCCGGGTCAGCCTTTGGAGCAGCTCTTGCAATTCTTTTTACCGGGGATATTTTCATTACCACAATCTGTGCATTTTTTGGTGGTCTTCTTGTAGCGAGTATCACATGGGGGATTGACCGGTTTACCACAGTTATTGCAGGTATGGCAATAGGAACATTATGTGGATCATTGACTGCACTTATTAAATGGATAGCAGATCCGTTCACCGTTATGCCGTTCATCACTTTCTGGTTGTTGGGATCGTTCAGTCGTGTTTCCCTTGGTGAAGTAGGGCTTGTCCTTCCCCTGTTTTTTGTCGCGATTATTCTTCTCTATCTGATGAGGTGGCAACTAAATATTCTTGCATATGGTGAAGAAACGGCGAACATGCTGGGGCAGGATACTCGTCTGCTTAAGACTCTTTTCATTATCACGACCACGATTATCATTGCGGTTTCAGTTGCTCTTTGTGGTGTTATCGGATGGATTGGACTTGTCATACCCCATATTTGTCGAATGGTAACAGGAAATGACCACATATTACTTCTCCCTTTTTCCTTGGTTGGTGGAGCTATTTATCTTCTGTTAGTTGATCTAGCAATTAGAACGATAATCCCTGGTGAGATGCCAATTGGCATTGTCACAGGACTAATCGGTACTCCTTTTTTTGTCTTTGTAATATGGAGAGCCAGAGGGATCTAA
- a CDS encoding ABC transporter substrate-binding protein, protein MRSFIPIVLIVCIFTLSGGCISHSDLNSTPGLDDPVNSNLHTNSSSFRNITDMSGTVVQIPACPQKVALFSGPIAQIPYILGVSDRIAATTPGMKQSLLLQEIDPSLLNLTDVRGATGEVDYEILTITGVDMVLCPPLDGQLIKKRAKIPVVVIKNTQGDSFKQIVDQVKFIGLVFNQTDKAEQYETFIHRINDFVSTRVASIPDDTRLKVFCGYDTSHMMTYGNDTFLQERLNVAGCKNAAILESPNNTVEKITPSQSEVTMEQILAWNPDVIIIDSGSPDEIYSDKRWAPINAVRNHRVYVQPQGIFKWSRPNAESAVFYSMWLAKTVYPDRFSDVNLSDILREYFKEFFNYSLNDLQIEKILRGSYSSNS, encoded by the coding sequence ATGAGAAGTTTCATCCCGATTGTCCTGATTGTATGTATTTTTACTCTATCAGGAGGATGTATATCTCATTCTGATCTAAACAGTACTCCTGGATTAGATGATCCTGTAAATTCTAACCTCCATACAAATTCTTCCTCATTTAGAAATATCACAGATATGAGTGGCACTGTGGTGCAAATCCCAGCATGTCCTCAAAAAGTTGCTCTTTTTTCCGGCCCGATAGCACAAATTCCATATATACTAGGAGTAAGTGACAGGATTGCTGCCACCACACCGGGTATGAAACAATCTCTTCTGCTTCAGGAAATCGATCCATCTTTATTGAATTTAACTGATGTCCGTGGAGCTACCGGAGAGGTAGATTATGAAATCCTTACTATTACAGGTGTGGATATGGTTCTCTGTCCGCCTCTTGATGGTCAGCTCATAAAAAAGAGAGCAAAAATACCCGTGGTTGTGATAAAAAATACTCAAGGAGATAGTTTTAAGCAGATCGTTGATCAGGTCAAATTTATTGGACTTGTTTTTAATCAGACTGACAAAGCTGAGCAGTATGAAACATTTATACATAGAATTAATGATTTTGTGTCCACTCGGGTTGCCTCTATCCCTGATGATACCCGACTAAAGGTCTTTTGTGGATATGATACAAGTCACATGATGACATATGGCAATGATACATTCCTTCAGGAGCGGTTGAATGTTGCAGGCTGTAAAAATGCTGCGATATTAGAATCACCAAATAATACTGTCGAAAAAATCACTCCATCCCAAAGCGAGGTTACCATGGAACAGATCCTTGCATGGAATCCTGATGTTATTATTATCGACTCCGGAAGTCCTGATGAAATTTATTCAGATAAACGATGGGCTCCTATTAATGCAGTACGGAATCACCGGGTGTATGTTCAGCCGCAGGGAATTTTTAAGTGGAGCCGTCCGAATGCTGAATCAGCAGTGTTTTATTCGATGTGGCTTGCAAAAACAGTGTATCCTGATCGGTTTTCAGATGTCAATCTTTCAGATATTCTTCGGGAGTATTTTAAGGAATTCTTTAATTATTCTTTAAATGATCTTCAGATTGAAAAAATATTACGTGGTTCATATAGTTCAAACTCATAA